In the genome of Actinomadura graeca, one region contains:
- a CDS encoding PPOX class F420-dependent oxidoreductase yields the protein MTTTTPHDPHALLAESRLGVLATIKSDGRPQLSPVMPFYDRAAGLLYVSMTEGRAKTANLRRDPRAALEVTSADGRAWATAEGTVTLTGPGTDPRGPEVEALVDYYRAAAGEHPDWEEYRSVMVSDRRVLMVMAVEHVYGERIG from the coding sequence ATGACGACCACCACGCCCCACGACCCGCACGCGCTCCTCGCCGAGAGCAGGCTCGGAGTCCTCGCCACCATCAAGTCGGACGGCCGACCGCAGCTGTCCCCCGTGATGCCCTTCTACGACCGGGCGGCGGGCCTGCTCTACGTCTCGATGACCGAGGGACGGGCCAAGACGGCGAACCTGCGCCGGGACCCGCGGGCGGCGCTGGAGGTCACCAGCGCGGACGGCCGGGCGTGGGCGACCGCCGAGGGAACCGTGACGCTCACCGGGCCGGGGACCGACCCCCGCGGTCCCGAGGTCGAGGCGCTGGTGGACTATTACCGCGCCGCCGCCGGAGAGCACCCCGACTGGGAGGAGTACCGGTCGGTGATGGTGTCCGACCGCAGGGTCCTCATGGTGATGGCCGTCGAGCACGTCTACGGCGAGCGGATCGGCTGA
- a CDS encoding sugar ABC transporter substrate-binding protein, producing the protein MAGRAFLIGLVGLGLAASSAACGQEGDGGSAGPPKSGKPKVCLVMKSLANDFFQGMRDGAVAHANKRADLTLEAVGTQNETDIDGQVAAVEKCVTQRVSAIVIAPADSRALIAPLKRAMSSGVKVVNIDVKLDEDALKGAGAQVPFVGPDNREGARLAGAELAKKLGKGGKVVMLEGNPGAANAEQRAQGFKDAVAQGGLKLLDSKTAHWETDEAHTVMGNMLTAHPDVQGVLAANDSMALGVLKAIQDAHKTNAIKVASFDNIPAIQPGLKDGSVIATVDQFGSAQAAVGIDYAMRMIKGENITGWQKTQIKLITAAGQS; encoded by the coding sequence ATGGCAGGACGAGCATTCCTCATCGGCCTGGTCGGCCTCGGCCTCGCCGCGTCCTCCGCGGCCTGCGGGCAGGAGGGCGACGGCGGCTCGGCGGGCCCGCCCAAGTCCGGCAAGCCCAAGGTGTGCCTGGTCATGAAGTCGCTGGCCAACGACTTCTTCCAGGGCATGCGCGACGGCGCGGTCGCCCACGCCAACAAGCGGGCGGACCTGACCCTGGAGGCGGTCGGCACGCAGAACGAGACCGACATCGACGGCCAGGTCGCGGCCGTGGAGAAGTGCGTGACCCAGCGGGTGTCGGCGATCGTCATCGCCCCGGCCGACTCCCGCGCGCTCATCGCGCCGCTGAAGCGGGCGATGTCGTCCGGCGTGAAGGTCGTCAACATCGACGTCAAGCTCGACGAGGACGCCCTGAAGGGCGCGGGCGCGCAGGTGCCGTTCGTCGGCCCCGACAACCGCGAGGGCGCCCGGCTGGCGGGCGCCGAACTGGCCAAGAAGCTCGGCAAGGGCGGCAAGGTCGTGATGCTGGAGGGCAACCCGGGCGCCGCCAACGCCGAGCAGCGCGCCCAGGGGTTCAAGGACGCGGTGGCCCAGGGCGGCCTCAAGCTCCTGGACTCCAAGACCGCCCACTGGGAGACCGACGAGGCCCACACCGTCATGGGCAACATGCTCACCGCGCACCCCGACGTGCAGGGGGTGCTCGCGGCGAACGACTCGATGGCGCTCGGGGTGCTCAAGGCGATCCAGGACGCCCACAAGACCAACGCGATCAAGGTCGCGTCCTTCGACAACATCCCGGCGATCCAGCCGGGCCTGAAGGACGGCAGCGTCATCGCCACCGTCGACCAGTTCGGCTCGGCGCAGGCCGCCGTCGGCATCGACTACGCCATGCGGATGATCAAGGGCGAGAACATCACCGGCTGGCAGAAGACCCAGATCAAGCTGATCACCGCGGCCGGGCAGAGCTGA
- a CDS encoding chemotaxis protein CheB: MDTAPGRDTVVIAASAGGIQALQTVMAGLPPKLPAAVLVVLHVPPTGGRALPGILDRAGWLPAAAAVDGEALEPGRIYVAPPDRHLLVEGDVIRLSHGPRQHGHRPAADPLFQSAASARGSRVVGVVLSGLLDDGAAGCAAVEDAGGIVAVQDPADSSYDGMPRAALAATGHAVALPAAEIGAFLAEQSRTPVVAARPRTRQVDAESFLEPEPAAADPPGSWSGMTCPECGGPLNVRSDTRPVRYACRLGHGWSAASLLGGQDEAVERALWIAALRLEERVRLTERMAAAAEERGHLRSADVFRASSRESGEALATIRSLIEELSPPVPDEVGGRGETGNGAG, translated from the coding sequence ATGGACACGGCACCCGGGCGCGACACGGTGGTCATCGCCGCCTCGGCCGGGGGGATCCAGGCCCTGCAGACCGTGATGGCGGGCCTGCCGCCGAAGCTCCCTGCCGCCGTGCTCGTGGTCCTGCACGTCCCCCCGACCGGAGGGCGGGCGCTCCCGGGCATCCTCGACCGGGCCGGGTGGCTGCCCGCGGCCGCCGCCGTCGACGGCGAGGCCCTGGAGCCCGGCCGGATCTACGTCGCCCCGCCCGACCGCCACCTCCTCGTCGAGGGCGACGTGATCCGCCTGTCCCACGGGCCCCGGCAGCACGGCCACCGCCCGGCCGCCGACCCGCTCTTCCAGAGCGCCGCGTCCGCCCGCGGGTCCAGGGTCGTGGGGGTCGTCCTCAGCGGCCTGCTGGACGACGGCGCGGCGGGCTGCGCGGCGGTCGAGGACGCCGGCGGGATCGTGGCCGTCCAGGACCCCGCCGACAGCTCCTATGACGGGATGCCCCGCGCGGCGCTGGCCGCGACCGGGCACGCCGTCGCCCTCCCGGCCGCGGAGATCGGGGCGTTCCTCGCCGAGCAGAGCCGCACGCCGGTCGTGGCCGCGCGGCCGCGGACGCGCCAGGTGGACGCCGAGAGCTTCCTGGAGCCCGAGCCCGCGGCCGCGGATCCGCCCGGAAGCTGGAGCGGCATGACCTGCCCCGAATGCGGCGGCCCCCTGAACGTCCGCTCGGACACCCGGCCCGTCCGGTACGCGTGCCGGCTGGGCCACGGCTGGTCGGCGGCCAGCCTCCTCGGCGGCCAGGACGAGGCGGTGGAGCGGGCGCTGTGGATCGCGGCGCTGCGGCTGGAGGAGCGGGTGCGCCTGACCGAGCGGATGGCGGCCGCGGCCGAGGAGCGCGGCCACCTCAGGTCGGCGGACGTCTTCCGTGCCTCCTCGCGGGAGAGCGGCGAGGCGCTGGCGACGATCCGCTCCCTGATCGAGGAGCTCTCGCCGCCCGTCCCCGACGAGGTGGGCGGCAGGGGCGAGACCGGGAACGGCGCGGGGTGA
- a CDS encoding sugar ABC transporter ATP-binding protein, with product MDALLTASGLVKRYPGVTALDGADLDVRPGEVHVLVGENGAGKSTLVRCLTGVERPDSGTMTLAGAPHAPASAAAALRAGIQVVHQELTPIPGLTVGENLFLQRLPRRFGVVDRRTLDRECRVLLAEVGLDVPPHTRMERLGIAQVQLVEIAKALSREARLLVLDEPTATLTSRESGRLFEILRRLTGRGVAVVYISHHLEELYEIGDRVTVLRNGRHVTTRPLSEVEPAELVRLMVGRDLDQEFPTREPSEPGEELLRVEGLRVRGTPAGPPGTDSGGVSFAVRSGEIVGVAGLVGAGRSETMRALFAADPSDGGRIEVRGRPARIRHPRHAVARGIGLLTEDRKAQGLALSLPITANISLASLGRVSRAGLLRHGAETRAAETMAGRLRIRSAGVRQVVRTLSGGNQQKVVLARWLQAGTDVLIIDEPTRGIDVGARYEIHRLLMDLADEGRALLVVSSDLPELIGVCDRILVFSRGRVVADVPRAEFDAERILTLAYSGFLQGKEADRP from the coding sequence ATGGACGCGCTTCTGACGGCCTCCGGGCTGGTCAAGCGCTACCCCGGCGTCACGGCGCTGGACGGCGCCGACCTCGACGTCCGGCCCGGGGAGGTCCACGTCCTGGTCGGGGAGAACGGCGCCGGGAAGTCGACGCTGGTCAGGTGCCTGACCGGCGTCGAACGGCCCGACTCCGGGACGATGACGCTCGCCGGGGCACCGCACGCCCCGGCGAGCGCCGCGGCCGCGCTCCGCGCCGGGATCCAGGTCGTCCACCAGGAGCTGACCCCGATCCCGGGGCTGACCGTGGGGGAGAACCTGTTCCTCCAGCGGCTCCCGCGCCGGTTCGGGGTCGTGGACCGCCGCACCCTGGACCGCGAGTGCCGCGTCCTGCTCGCCGAGGTCGGCCTGGACGTGCCGCCGCACACCCGGATGGAGCGGCTCGGCATCGCGCAGGTGCAGCTCGTCGAGATCGCCAAGGCCCTGTCCCGGGAGGCGCGGCTGCTCGTCCTGGACGAGCCCACGGCCACGCTGACCAGCAGGGAGAGCGGGCGGCTCTTCGAGATCCTGCGGCGGCTCACCGGACGCGGCGTCGCGGTCGTCTACATCTCCCACCATCTGGAGGAGCTGTACGAGATCGGCGACCGGGTGACCGTGCTCCGCAACGGCAGGCACGTCACGACCAGGCCGCTGAGCGAGGTCGAACCGGCGGAGCTGGTCCGGCTGATGGTCGGCCGGGACCTGGACCAGGAGTTCCCCACCAGGGAGCCGTCCGAGCCCGGCGAGGAACTGCTGCGGGTCGAGGGCCTGCGGGTGCGCGGCACCCCGGCCGGCCCGCCGGGGACGGACTCCGGCGGCGTGTCCTTCGCGGTCCGCTCCGGCGAGATCGTCGGGGTGGCCGGGCTCGTCGGCGCCGGGCGCAGCGAGACCATGCGGGCGCTGTTCGCGGCCGATCCGTCCGACGGGGGCCGGATCGAGGTCCGGGGCCGCCCGGCGCGCATCCGCCATCCCCGGCACGCCGTCGCGCGGGGGATCGGCCTGCTCACCGAGGACCGCAAGGCGCAGGGCCTCGCGCTCAGCCTGCCGATCACCGCGAACATCAGCCTCGCCAGCCTCGGCCGGGTCTCCCGCGCGGGGCTGCTGCGGCACGGCGCCGAGACCCGGGCGGCCGAGACGATGGCCGGGCGGCTGCGCATCAGGTCCGCGGGCGTCCGGCAGGTCGTCCGGACCCTGTCGGGCGGCAACCAGCAGAAGGTCGTGCTCGCCCGCTGGCTCCAGGCCGGGACGGACGTGCTGATCATCGACGAGCCCACCCGCGGCATCGACGTGGGCGCCCGCTACGAGATCCACCGGCTGCTCATGGACCTCGCCGACGAGGGCCGGGCGCTGCTCGTCGTCTCCTCGGACCTGCCCGAGTTGATCGGCGTCTGCGACCGCATCCTCGTGTTCTCCCGCGGCCGGGTCGTCGCCGACGTGCCCCGCGCCGAGTTCGACGCCGAGCGCATCCTCACGCTCGCCTACTCCGGATTTCTCCAAGGAAAGGAGGCCGACCGGCCATGA
- a CDS encoding CheR family methyltransferase — protein sequence MAEEQSDDHEFEDLLLMLKETRGFDFTGYKPTTLTRRIKRRMDALGLAEVGEYRDFLELEPEEFARLFDSLLINVTSFFRDPPAWQALRETVLPEMLAAKDPSRPIRIWSAGCATGEEAYTLAIVLAEALGPDEFRERVKIYATDLDEDALQQARAGVYSERQVAELPEDLRRTYFEPAGPKYAFRRDLRRQVIFGRNDLTHDAPISRVDLLVARNTLMYFNAETQTGVIRRFHFALGSPGYLFLGKAEMLLNHGDRFEPIDLRKRLFRKIPSRRAHGAAHKAWDEVERPVKTSPTRLEQAALNAGPVAQLAVDLAGNLAVANARAELLFNLRPRDIGRPFHDLEVSYRPVEMRSVIEQVRKDGRPAELRDIVWHRTAGTDPSVYHVQVVPLFRQPGEAVGVGISFSDVTHYRRLRDELEHSNRELERAYEELQSLNEELETTNEELQSANEELETTNEELQSTNEELETMNEELQSTNDELQEINDALRARTEELDSANSFLSSVLRSLGSAAVVVDRDLRVQVWNTGAEELWGMRAEETQGHELASLDIGLPVREVLPSLRRLLTGEADSGGLEVTLDAVNRRGRPVRLTVQAVALRDERSGIRGVIIIMDQLNAADA from the coding sequence GTGGCGGAGGAACAGAGTGACGATCACGAGTTCGAAGATCTGCTGCTGATGCTCAAGGAGACCCGCGGCTTCGACTTCACGGGGTACAAGCCGACGACGCTCACCCGGCGGATCAAGCGGCGGATGGACGCCCTCGGGCTGGCGGAGGTCGGGGAGTACCGGGACTTCCTGGAGCTGGAGCCGGAGGAGTTCGCCCGCCTGTTCGACAGCCTGCTGATCAACGTCACGTCCTTCTTCCGGGACCCGCCCGCGTGGCAGGCGCTCCGCGAGACCGTCCTGCCCGAGATGCTCGCCGCGAAGGACCCGTCCCGCCCGATCCGGATCTGGAGCGCCGGGTGCGCCACCGGCGAGGAGGCGTACACGCTGGCGATCGTGCTCGCCGAGGCGCTCGGCCCCGACGAGTTCCGCGAGCGTGTCAAGATCTACGCCACCGACCTGGACGAGGACGCGCTGCAGCAAGCGCGGGCGGGCGTCTACTCCGAGCGGCAGGTCGCCGAGCTGCCCGAGGACCTGCGCCGCACCTACTTCGAGCCCGCGGGGCCGAAGTACGCGTTCCGCCGCGACCTGCGGAGGCAGGTGATCTTCGGCCGCAACGACCTCACGCACGACGCGCCGATCTCCCGCGTCGACCTGCTCGTGGCGCGCAACACGCTGATGTACTTCAACGCCGAGACGCAGACCGGGGTGATCAGGCGCTTCCACTTCGCGCTGGGGAGTCCGGGCTACCTCTTCCTCGGCAAGGCCGAGATGCTCCTCAACCACGGCGACCGGTTCGAGCCGATCGATCTGCGCAAGCGCCTCTTCCGCAAGATCCCGAGCCGGCGGGCGCACGGCGCCGCGCACAAGGCGTGGGACGAGGTCGAGCGGCCGGTCAAGACGTCGCCGACCCGGCTGGAGCAGGCGGCGCTCAACGCGGGCCCGGTCGCGCAGCTCGCCGTCGACCTGGCGGGCAACCTGGCGGTCGCCAACGCCCGCGCGGAGCTGCTGTTCAACCTGCGCCCGCGCGATATCGGACGTCCGTTCCACGATCTGGAGGTCTCCTACCGGCCGGTCGAGATGCGGTCGGTGATCGAGCAGGTCCGCAAGGACGGCCGCCCGGCGGAGCTCCGCGACATCGTCTGGCACCGGACCGCGGGGACGGACCCCAGCGTCTACCACGTCCAGGTCGTCCCGCTGTTCCGCCAGCCCGGCGAGGCGGTCGGGGTCGGGATCAGCTTCTCGGACGTGACCCATTACCGCAGGCTGCGCGACGAGCTGGAGCACTCGAACCGCGAGCTGGAACGCGCCTACGAGGAACTCCAGTCGCTCAACGAGGAGCTGGAGACCACCAACGAGGAGCTCCAGTCCGCGAACGAAGAGCTGGAGACCACGAATGAGGAGCTCCAGTCGACGAACGAGGAACTGGAGACGATGAACGAGGAGCTCCAGTCCACGAACGACGAGCTCCAGGAGATCAACGACGCGCTCCGCGCGCGCACCGAGGAGCTCGACTCCGCGAACTCCTTCCTCAGCTCCGTGCTGCGCAGCCTCGGCTCCGCGGCCGTGGTGGTGGACCGGGACCTGCGGGTCCAGGTGTGGAACACCGGGGCCGAGGAGCTGTGGGGGATGCGGGCCGAGGAGACGCAGGGCCACGAACTGGCGTCCCTGGACATCGGCCTGCCCGTGCGGGAAGTCCTCCCGTCGCTGCGGCGGCTCCTCACCGGCGAGGCGGACTCCGGCGGGCTGGAGGTCACCCTCGACGCGGTGAACCGCCGCGGGCGCCCCGTCCGGCTCACCGTCCAGGCGGTCGCCCTGCGCGACGAGCGCTCCGGGATCCGCGGCGTGATCATCATCATGGACCAGCTGAACGCCGCGGACGCCTGA
- a CDS encoding peptidoglycan recognition family protein, translating to MTADIRLTRRRLLGGTAVVAGGALLGPVTGPLPMPSAQSAPRLYTRAAWHARAPKKGPTVLNRRPDHIVVHHTATANSADTSTKHAAALSRSIQKFHMDTNGWEDIGQQLTISRGGHLMEGHNGTLTSIRDDDLVVGAHTLGHNDHTIGIENEGTYMTERPTGALWDTLVETCTWLCAQYDLNPHSAIVGHRDYNKTSCPGDVLYARLPGLRNAVADMLGIRRVPEEPVEPSGLPGPRFTFDHGPAADPG from the coding sequence ATGACGGCGGATATCCGTCTCACCCGCCGGCGCCTGCTGGGGGGCACGGCCGTGGTCGCGGGAGGGGCGCTGCTCGGTCCCGTGACCGGCCCGCTCCCCATGCCCTCGGCGCAGTCCGCGCCCCGCCTGTACACCCGCGCCGCGTGGCACGCGCGGGCGCCCAAGAAGGGTCCCACCGTGCTGAACCGAAGACCCGACCACATCGTCGTCCACCACACCGCCACGGCGAACTCCGCCGACACCTCGACCAAGCACGCCGCCGCGCTGTCCCGCTCGATCCAGAAGTTCCACATGGACACCAACGGCTGGGAGGACATCGGCCAGCAGCTCACGATCAGCCGCGGCGGCCACCTCATGGAGGGGCACAACGGCACCCTGACCTCCATCAGGGACGACGACCTCGTCGTCGGGGCGCACACGCTCGGCCACAACGACCACACGATCGGGATCGAGAACGAGGGCACCTACATGACCGAGCGGCCCACCGGGGCCCTGTGGGACACCCTCGTCGAGACCTGCACGTGGCTGTGCGCGCAGTACGACCTCAACCCGCACTCGGCGATCGTCGGGCACCGCGACTACAACAAGACCTCCTGCCCGGGCGACGTCCTGTACGCCCGCCTGCCGGGACTCCGCAACGCGGTGGCCGACATGCTCGGCATCCGGCGCGTCCCTGAGGAACCCGTCGAGCCCAGCGGGCTTCCCGGGCCCCGCTTCACCTTCGATCACGGCCCGGCGGCGGACCCCGGGTAG
- a CDS encoding hemerythrin domain-containing protein, producing MRTTPANAETTEDVIDLLRAQHGRIRDLFDEVLHSSGRERELAFRSLVKLLAIHETAEEEIVHPMARRLPGGDGIVDDRLEEEREAKELLAELDGMDTDDPRFLKSVDKLRVDVLTHARAEERYEFDRLKDQFSPAQLKGFAAAVRAAEATAPTHPHPGTESATKNMLAGPVVAMADRVRDMIRDARDKD from the coding sequence ATGCGGACCACACCCGCCAACGCCGAGACGACCGAGGACGTGATCGACCTGCTGCGCGCCCAGCACGGCCGGATCAGGGACCTGTTCGACGAGGTCCTCCACTCCAGCGGGCGGGAGCGGGAACTGGCCTTCCGGTCGCTGGTGAAGCTCCTCGCGATCCACGAGACCGCCGAGGAGGAGATCGTCCACCCGATGGCCCGGCGGCTCCCCGGCGGCGACGGGATCGTCGACGACCGGCTGGAGGAGGAGCGCGAGGCCAAGGAACTGCTCGCCGAGCTGGACGGCATGGACACCGACGACCCGCGTTTCCTGAAGTCGGTCGACAAGCTCCGCGTCGACGTGCTGACCCACGCCCGCGCCGAGGAGCGCTACGAGTTCGACCGGCTCAAGGACCAGTTCAGCCCGGCGCAGCTCAAGGGGTTCGCCGCCGCCGTCCGCGCCGCCGAGGCCACCGCGCCCACCCATCCCCATCCCGGTACCGAGAGCGCCACCAAGAACATGCTCGCCGGCCCGGTGGTCGCCATGGCCGACCGCGTCCGCGACATGATCCGCGACGCCCGCGACAAGGACTGA
- the rbsD gene encoding D-ribose pyranase: MRPGGLWHPRLLEILAAAGHTDLVVVADPGLPVPRGVETVDLVWRRGEPRFLPVLRTVLEEFTAEAAVIAEEAADPALLSGLDEELAAIPVTRVSHERLKRMVADARAVVRTGEATPYANVVLRAGVPFAPTPR, encoded by the coding sequence ATGCGTCCCGGCGGACTGTGGCACCCGCGCCTGCTGGAGATCCTGGCGGCCGCGGGCCATACCGACCTCGTCGTGGTGGCCGATCCCGGGCTGCCGGTGCCGCGCGGCGTGGAGACGGTCGACCTGGTGTGGCGGCGCGGCGAACCGCGCTTCCTGCCCGTCCTGCGGACGGTCCTGGAGGAGTTCACGGCCGAGGCGGCCGTGATCGCCGAGGAGGCCGCCGACCCGGCCCTGCTGTCCGGGCTGGACGAGGAGCTGGCGGCGATCCCCGTGACCCGGGTGTCGCACGAGCGGCTGAAACGCATGGTCGCGGACGCGCGCGCGGTCGTCCGCACCGGCGAGGCAACCCCCTACGCGAACGTCGTCCTGCGCGCAGGCGTCCCGTTCGCGCCCACCCCACGGTAA
- a CDS encoding nucleoside hydrolase, translated as MKIPTPALTVSAVLVAALTAMSSTAAAAPSQRPAAVSAQRPAAPLQAPASALGPQGKVIIDTDMGQLNDDAAAMFMLRNADPRNVLGVTIVAGNTWSEEGTAYALRQLEIVGERRIPVVVGAGEPLNASRAATLPAEEKLFGNVEYMGAFSRKRPESYLKLASTPYGGYPKGRPSREAAADFIVDQVKKNPGEVTLFVLGPATNIALAVKTHPEIVPLVKEVIYMGGAIDIPGNTSPAAEFNWWFDPEAIKMTIRTPFKRQTVVPNDIAERVFYTKKEYDRIVAGPETPLKKMYKDLHGPRFERNPQSSSFVWDALTAGIYLNPAIATKVEERYLDIDDNFGPDYGRAIGYGESRRRSFGDPGNFPAGTQKVRILFDIDRDAFWNLYIDLMRR; from the coding sequence ATGAAGATCCCCACCCCAGCGCTCACCGTGTCGGCCGTCCTGGTCGCCGCGCTGACCGCGATGTCGTCCACAGCAGCCGCCGCCCCCTCCCAGCGTCCGGCAGCCGTCTCCGCCCAGCGTCCGGCCGCGCCACTCCAGGCGCCGGCGTCCGCCCTCGGACCGCAGGGCAAAGTGATCATCGATACCGACATGGGCCAGCTCAACGACGACGCGGCCGCCATGTTCATGCTGCGCAACGCCGACCCCCGCAACGTCCTCGGCGTGACGATCGTCGCCGGGAACACCTGGTCGGAGGAGGGCACCGCCTACGCGCTCCGCCAGCTCGAAATCGTCGGGGAGCGCCGGATCCCGGTGGTCGTCGGCGCCGGGGAGCCGCTGAACGCCTCCCGCGCGGCGACGCTGCCCGCCGAGGAGAAGCTCTTCGGGAACGTCGAGTACATGGGGGCGTTCTCGCGCAAGCGGCCCGAGTCCTACCTCAAGCTCGCGTCGACGCCCTACGGCGGCTACCCCAAGGGCAGGCCGAGCCGCGAGGCCGCGGCCGACTTCATCGTCGACCAGGTGAAGAAGAACCCCGGCGAGGTCACGCTGTTCGTGCTGGGCCCGGCCACCAACATCGCGCTCGCCGTCAAGACCCACCCCGAGATCGTCCCCCTGGTGAAGGAGGTCATCTACATGGGCGGGGCGATCGACATCCCGGGCAACACCTCCCCGGCCGCCGAGTTCAACTGGTGGTTCGACCCGGAGGCCATCAAGATGACCATCCGCACCCCCTTCAAGAGGCAGACGGTCGTCCCCAACGACATCGCCGAGCGGGTGTTCTACACCAAGAAGGAGTACGACCGGATCGTCGCGGGGCCTGAGACGCCCCTCAAGAAGATGTACAAGGACCTGCACGGCCCCCGCTTCGAGCGCAACCCGCAGTCCAGCTCGTTCGTGTGGGACGCCCTGACGGCCGGCATCTACCTGAACCCGGCCATCGCCACCAAGGTCGAGGAGCGCTACCTCGACATCGACGACAACTTCGGCCCCGACTACGGCCGCGCGATCGGCTACGGGGAGTCCCGGCGCCGCTCGTTCGGCGACCCGGGCAACTTCCCGGCGGGCACGCAGAAGGTCCGCATCCTGTTCGACATCGACCGCGACGCCTTCTGGAACCTCTACATCGACCTCATGCGCCGATGA